From Rhodococcus sp. B7740, one genomic window encodes:
- a CDS encoding site-specific integrase: MAVGWFVRFYDFSRPLVRVDVAGIAFDDVLALAKANGARHGTPYFLSPGGRADGRLNAFWRSPVLWGAADSTVRRYALSIKVWLDFLHAVDVEWTAATSNDLAVFKNWRMSVESNPDPVSANTFRLDLAAVRKLYLWAADECGVANPVRSHVLSGGYRGETRLDATPSDIRTSDVKWMTPSAFRQWRTIGLSGYTRDGQQRERWVGRTEDRDVAYADGLYGAGLRMGEWASVLTSEIPGVSTERLLRLRLASACAKSGVSRPYWLRRAVLQAVRFYIEDGSRQAVVAAAQRNGRYDVVPNKWVVDEIGSNGILLATDQDGVRRRVNVDSVGPSLRSRLFIRTPAGLEPMMLFLNMDGLPRHKAAWYNTFRDANRRAAKELGDRSGRLWCRPHMLRHSFALRWYCIATFVAWQRTDMLTVAERRDFRNQLGDVWFLLATLLGHRSAETTRQVYLEPFQGLQVEQLVALMDADDRDALERLAGAVGAGHPRVIEGIGP; this comes from the coding sequence GTGGCGGTCGGCTGGTTCGTGAGATTCTACGATTTCAGCCGCCCGTTAGTTCGAGTTGACGTCGCGGGGATCGCCTTCGACGATGTACTCGCACTAGCCAAAGCCAACGGGGCCAGACATGGAACGCCTTACTTTCTGAGTCCAGGGGGCAGGGCAGATGGCCGACTCAACGCTTTTTGGCGCTCGCCGGTGCTTTGGGGCGCAGCAGATAGCACAGTCCGTCGCTACGCCCTCAGCATCAAAGTCTGGTTGGACTTCCTACACGCCGTGGACGTCGAATGGACCGCGGCCACCTCGAACGACCTCGCAGTGTTCAAGAACTGGCGGATGTCAGTAGAAAGCAATCCGGATCCTGTATCTGCCAACACATTCCGGTTGGACCTGGCTGCCGTGCGGAAGCTGTATCTGTGGGCTGCAGACGAGTGCGGCGTGGCGAATCCCGTGCGGAGCCATGTGCTGTCGGGCGGCTACCGAGGCGAAACTCGGCTGGACGCCACGCCTTCGGATATCCGCACGTCAGACGTCAAATGGATGACTCCTTCGGCATTTCGGCAATGGCGCACCATCGGTTTGAGCGGATACACGCGCGACGGCCAGCAGCGTGAACGGTGGGTTGGACGCACAGAGGACCGCGACGTCGCGTACGCAGACGGGCTCTACGGTGCCGGGCTGCGGATGGGGGAGTGGGCCAGCGTGCTCACGTCCGAAATTCCCGGGGTCTCGACGGAGCGACTACTGCGTCTCAGGCTCGCATCGGCCTGCGCAAAGTCCGGCGTCTCTCGTCCCTACTGGTTGCGGCGAGCGGTCTTACAGGCTGTTCGGTTCTACATCGAGGACGGTAGCCGTCAGGCGGTAGTGGCAGCAGCTCAGCGCAATGGACGGTACGACGTCGTCCCTAATAAATGGGTGGTCGATGAGATCGGTTCGAACGGCATCTTGCTGGCAACCGATCAGGACGGGGTGCGACGTCGGGTGAATGTGGACAGCGTGGGTCCTTCGTTGCGGAGTCGACTGTTCATCCGTACTCCGGCGGGATTGGAACCGATGATGTTGTTCCTCAATATGGATGGTCTTCCGCGACATAAAGCAGCTTGGTACAACACCTTTCGTGATGCGAACAGGCGAGCGGCAAAGGAGCTGGGTGACCGGTCCGGGAGGCTGTGGTGTCGCCCGCACATGCTGCGGCACAGCTTCGCGCTGCGGTGGTACTGCATTGCGACCTTCGTCGCCTGGCAACGAACCGACATGCTCACCGTCGCCGAGCGCCGAGATTTCCGCAACCAGCTGGGCGACGTCTGGTTCTTGTTGGCGACGTTGCTCGGGCACCGAAGTGCGGAAACTACCAGGCAGGTCTATCTGGAGCCGTTTCAAGGGTTGCAGGTCGAACAGCTGGTGGCGCTGATGGACGCAGACGATCGGGACGCGCTGGAGCGGTTGGCCGGCGCTGTCGGTGCCGGGCATCCGCGTGTCATCGAGGGGATCGGGCCGTGA
- a CDS encoding Mu transposase domain-containing protein: MLTQEEDVEINALHKRGWKIADIARHTGRDRKTIRSYLNGTTTPGVRKRSAPDPFEVFLAYVTARLIDDPHLWVRTLCDELEDLGYLMSYQTLHRKIRELKLRPICQACLTATERPNAVIEHPPGEETQWDWVDLPNPPASWGWGSMAHLFVGTLACSGKWRGVLAPNMTQPHVVDGLDRICRGLGGISRVWRFDRMATVCHPESGRVTASFTGVAKHYGVSVAICPPRRGNRKGAVEKSNHTAAQRWWRNLSDDLSVEQAQASLDRFCSLRGDTRLRPTKDGKTSVATIATAEGLHPMPPSAYPAILSTHRVVSRQALVSYRGNRYSVPPELASAQVTVTHVLGTDVIDIVTTSGIAIARHRLAADGTGAMVRDHGHIYALEQAAMAGANTGRPHRRKERIPPGPDALAAAEKLRTTTSATYPDAADRSENDSHATESDTAGAIIYDLSIYERAAHGRNTLS; this comes from the coding sequence ATGCTTACACAGGAGGAAGATGTGGAAATCAACGCCTTGCACAAACGAGGCTGGAAGATCGCGGACATCGCGCGTCACACCGGCCGCGACCGCAAGACCATCAGGTCGTACCTGAACGGCACCACCACTCCCGGGGTGCGTAAACGCAGCGCACCGGACCCATTCGAGGTGTTCCTCGCCTACGTCACTGCACGTCTGATCGACGACCCACACCTGTGGGTCCGCACGCTCTGCGACGAACTCGAGGACCTCGGCTATCTGATGTCGTATCAAACGCTGCACCGCAAGATCCGCGAACTCAAACTCCGGCCGATCTGCCAAGCGTGCCTGACGGCCACCGAAAGACCCAACGCGGTCATCGAACACCCGCCAGGGGAAGAGACACAATGGGATTGGGTCGATCTACCCAACCCACCCGCCTCGTGGGGCTGGGGATCGATGGCCCACCTGTTCGTCGGAACTCTGGCGTGTTCGGGCAAATGGCGCGGCGTCCTCGCACCGAACATGACCCAACCACATGTCGTCGACGGACTCGACCGGATCTGCCGAGGCCTCGGCGGGATCAGCCGAGTCTGGCGGTTCGACCGAATGGCCACAGTCTGCCACCCCGAGTCCGGCCGGGTCACCGCCAGCTTCACCGGCGTCGCGAAACATTACGGTGTCTCCGTTGCGATCTGCCCACCGAGGCGCGGCAACCGCAAAGGTGCAGTGGAGAAGTCCAATCACACTGCAGCGCAGCGGTGGTGGCGAAATCTCTCCGACGATCTGAGCGTCGAGCAAGCCCAAGCGAGCCTCGATCGGTTCTGCAGTCTGCGCGGCGATACTCGCTTGCGGCCGACGAAGGACGGCAAAACTTCGGTAGCGACGATCGCCACCGCCGAAGGACTGCATCCGATGCCGCCGTCCGCGTATCCCGCGATCCTGTCCACTCATCGAGTCGTATCCCGGCAGGCGTTGGTGTCCTACCGCGGCAACCGCTACTCAGTGCCGCCCGAGCTCGCGTCCGCGCAGGTCACCGTCACCCACGTTCTCGGGACCGACGTCATCGACATCGTCACCACCTCGGGTATCGCCATCGCCCGGCACCGGCTGGCGGCCGATGGGACCGGGGCGATGGTCCGCGATCACGGCCACATCTACGCCCTCGAGCAAGCAGCGATGGCCGGCGCGAACACCGGACGTCCGCACCGCCGCAAGGAACGTATTCCGCCCGGACCGGACGCACTCGCCGCTGCAGAGAAGCTCCGAACAACAACCAGTGCAACATATCCCGACGCAGCGGACAGATCGGAAAACGACAGTCACGCAACCGAATCCGATACCGCAGGAGCGATTATCTACGACCTGTCGATCTATGAACGCGCCGCACACGGAAGGAACACCCTGTCATGA
- the istB gene encoding IS21-like element helper ATPase IstB, whose protein sequence is MTDQKAATNADRLPAPNTAAAASLYQRLRGHLAVLKLHDAAEALPSVLDQAAAEELSMTAALDRLLSIEVEATEARRLNGRLRFACLPTPASLEDFDYDAAAGVDRKLIEELATCRYLETATNVLLIGPPGVGKTHLSVGLARAAAHAGYRTYFTTAADLAARCHRAALEGRWATTMRFYAGPTLLVVDELGYLPLPGEAASALFQVVSQRYMKTSIVMTTNRGVGSWGEVLGDNTVAAAMLDRLLHRSVVLNLDGDSYRLRDHNARSEKLRKATTGTRQPLQ, encoded by the coding sequence ATGACCGACCAGAAAGCTGCCACGAACGCCGACCGGTTACCGGCCCCGAACACCGCCGCTGCAGCCAGCCTTTACCAACGCCTGCGGGGGCATCTCGCTGTCCTGAAACTTCACGACGCCGCCGAAGCGCTGCCGTCGGTCCTCGATCAAGCAGCCGCCGAAGAACTGTCGATGACCGCGGCGTTGGACCGGTTGCTCTCGATCGAGGTCGAGGCCACCGAAGCCCGCCGACTGAACGGCAGACTCCGATTCGCGTGCCTGCCGACACCGGCATCGCTCGAGGACTTCGACTACGACGCAGCCGCTGGTGTCGACAGGAAGTTGATCGAGGAGTTGGCGACCTGCCGATACTTGGAGACAGCGACGAATGTGCTGCTCATCGGCCCGCCCGGGGTCGGCAAAACGCATCTGTCGGTCGGGCTGGCGCGTGCCGCAGCTCATGCCGGCTATCGAACGTATTTCACCACCGCAGCTGATCTCGCTGCCCGCTGTCATCGAGCCGCTCTCGAAGGAAGGTGGGCTACGACGATGCGGTTCTACGCTGGACCGACACTTCTCGTCGTTGATGAACTCGGCTACCTACCGTTGCCCGGCGAGGCAGCGTCGGCGTTGTTTCAGGTTGTCTCGCAACGGTATATGAAGACGTCGATCGTGATGACCACCAACCGTGGCGTGGGATCGTGGGGTGAAGTGCTCGGTGACAACACCGTCGCAGCAGCCATGCTCGACCGGCTTCTGCATCGATCCGTCGTGCTCAACCTCGACGGTGATTCCTACCGTCTCCGAGACCACAACGCCAGATCGGAGAAGCTCCGCAAAGCCACCACAGGAACCCGCCAACCACTACAGTGA
- a CDS encoding VOC family protein, whose product MTLTLGMITFDTTDPEPLAHWWAAQVDGTIVEDNDGWFYVVELAAAPYRMAFQKVDDPTPGKNRVHLDMTTLDLDAEVARLVEAGAREVAQHTMGDFRWVTLSDPDGNVFCVSGSH is encoded by the coding sequence ATGACACTGACCTTGGGCATGATCACGTTCGACACAACCGATCCGGAACCGCTCGCACACTGGTGGGCGGCACAGGTGGACGGAACGATCGTGGAAGATAACGACGGCTGGTTCTACGTCGTCGAACTCGCTGCGGCACCGTACCGAATGGCGTTTCAGAAGGTCGACGACCCGACGCCGGGCAAGAATCGCGTCCACCTCGACATGACCACCCTTGACCTCGACGCTGAGGTCGCGCGGCTGGTCGAGGCGGGTGCACGCGAAGTTGCGCAGCACACCATGGGCGACTTTCGCTGGGTGACGCTGAGCGACCCCGACGGCAACGTGTTCTGCGTGTCCGGGTCGCACTGA
- the purQ gene encoding phosphoribosylformylglycinamidine synthase subunit PurQ, which translates to MSARVGVITFPGTLDDVDASRAVTLAGGEAVSLWHADADLKNVDAIVVPGGFSYGDYLRAGAIARFAPVMESVVKAAEGGMPILGICNGFQVLCEVGLLPGALTRNEGLHFVCRDQWLKVENTDTAWSSRYEPGAEILIPVKNAEGRFQAPQNVLDELEGEGRVVFRYSGTNPNGSQRGIAGISSANGRVVGLMPHPEHATEPLTGPSDDGLGIFYSALDTIVNA; encoded by the coding sequence ATGAGCGCCCGCGTAGGGGTCATCACGTTTCCCGGGACCCTCGACGACGTCGACGCCTCGCGCGCCGTAACCCTCGCCGGTGGCGAGGCCGTCAGTCTGTGGCATGCCGATGCGGATCTGAAGAACGTCGACGCCATCGTCGTCCCCGGCGGATTCTCGTACGGCGACTACCTCCGGGCCGGTGCAATCGCTCGCTTCGCCCCCGTGATGGAGTCCGTCGTGAAGGCCGCCGAGGGTGGCATGCCGATCCTCGGCATTTGCAACGGCTTTCAGGTGCTCTGCGAGGTGGGCCTGCTCCCCGGCGCGCTGACCCGTAACGAGGGTCTGCACTTCGTCTGCCGCGATCAGTGGCTGAAGGTGGAGAACACCGACACCGCATGGTCGTCGCGCTACGAGCCCGGTGCCGAGATCCTGATCCCGGTCAAGAATGCCGAGGGCCGGTTCCAGGCACCGCAGAACGTGCTCGACGAGCTCGAGGGCGAGGGTCGCGTCGTGTTCCGCTACAGCGGCACCAACCCGAACGGATCGCAGCGGGGGATCGCAGGAATATCCTCGGCCAACGGTCGGGTCGTCGGTTTGATGCCGCACCCCGAGCACGCCACCGAGCCGTTGACCGGACCGAGCGACGACGGCCTGGGGATCTTCTACTCGGCACTGGACACGATCGTCAACGCCTGA